The segment ATCTTGGTTCTTGGTTCTTGAACCTTGACTCTATCTTACTCTAGCAGACTAATTCTCACTTTCTTGGATTTGAGTTTGCTGTTGTTGAGGTCTTTGACGAGCTGACGTACTTTGCTGCGATGTACTGCCACGAAGGCACAGTCGGACTTGAGTTCGATGGTACCGAGTTCATCTTTTTGCAAGGCGCCTTGCTTGAAGAATAAACCTGCAATGTCTCCTTTAGAGATTTTGTCTTTTCGTCCTCCTGAGATGAACAGCGTTTCCCAGTTGCTCAAGGATGGAGTCATGTCTTTGCGGATTTCTTCTATCTCTGCACCTTGTGCGAAATCAGACAGGCTTTCTTTTTTGCCCTGTAGGATGTAAGCCGTCCCGTTGCTGTTCATACGTGCAGTTCGTCCATTTCTGTGCGTAAACTCTTCCTTTTTATAGGGCAGTTCATAGTGAATGATGAAGTCAAGCTCGGGTACATCAATGCCTCTCGCTGCTAAATCAGTAGCGATCAATAGACGATGCGTCCCGTTGCGAAACTTAATCAAGGCGCGTTCTCGATCAATCTGCTCCAATCCTCCGTAGAAGCAGGCATGCCCAATGTGTCTGTCCTCCAAGTAATCTGACACGTCCTGAATCGTGTCTTTCAGACTGCAAAAGATGATGCCGTTTTTGTCTCCAAGATGCCCAATCAACTGGATCAGTGTTTCTAGTTTGTTGGATGAAGCGGAGACTACTGTACGGATTTGTAGTTGGCTTGTGGCTTCTCCGAGGTAGTTGAGTAGTTTGGGCTCTCTGATCCCCACGAAATGCGGAATCTCTGATTTCTGGGTAGCGGAGGTCAATATTTTCTTGTCGAGGTAGCGGAGTGACTCCACGATTTCTCTCATTTCTGTTTCGAATCCCACCTCCAGCGACTTGTCAAACTCATCGAGCACGAGGGTCTTGATGCCATCGATGTTGATGGTTTCGCGTCGGAAATGATCGGCGATTCTGCCGGGCGTACCTACGAGGATGGCCGGGGCGTGTTTCAGGTCTATTTTGTCCTTGGAGCCTGCACGTCCGCCATAGACAGCATTGGTTTTGAATCCGCTGCCCATCTCACGGATCACTTGCTCGATCTGGATGGCGAGCTCTCGGGATGGAACCAAAATCAATACCTGAACCATATCAGAGGCTGGATCCAACGCAGTGATGATTGGCAGGAGAAATGCCAGAGTCTTGCCCGTACCAGTGGGAGAGAGGAGGACAACCTCTGGGTGCTGAGAGATGGCTTGATGTGCATCCTCTTGCATAGGGTTGAGTTTTTCGATCCCCAGTTTTTCTAGGATGGCTTGTTGGTCTTTGATTCTTCCTGACATGTGGCAAAGGTATTCTAAATATGTCGCTGTGGAGAAACCTTCATTATATTGATGATTAAATACTTTACTGTTCTATTTTCGAGCCATGGAATTTGTTTTCAACCATCCTTATATCAGCTTGATTGTTATGATCTTATTACTCAACGCCATGGTTCACAAAGTTTCACAAAAGGAACACTCCCCACTGGCGTATTTGTTTTTGGCTGTTTTGTCACTCATAGCACAGGCATGCAGTCCTTTTTCAGGAGTAGTCAATGAGGAACTCTCAGGCAATTACTATTACAACAAGCGTAAGAGCGACATCCAATACAGTCCGATGGGCAACTGGTTTGAACTGGGCAATACCAAGATGAATGCGGATGTCGCAAGCTTTGAGGTGCTAGAAAGGGACTTTGCCAGGGATAAGAATCACGTCTATTTTAAGGAACACGCCATCGATTCGGAATTAGATGCTGCTACGATAGAAATCAGAGATTATACGATCTTTGATCAATACCATGTGTATATCCCCGTGGATTACATGCCTTACGACCTGAGCGAACAAATCATGACGGATAAGCAGCTCTATGTAATCGAGGGAGCCGATCCTAAATCATATCAGGAACTGGACAGAGACTGGGCGAGAGATGCTCAAAACTGGTTCTACAACTATCGGATCATCGCCGTGGATTACGACAGTTTTGAAATCGTCAATGACAACTTCTGCAAGGACAAAGACAAAGTTTATCTGCGCAAGAATGACATCTTATTGCCCTCAGACATAGATGCAGCGAGCTGTAAAAAACTGGATGCTCGCTATGTGGTGGACAAAGATTTTATCTACGACTTTCAAGAGTGGAAGGACGGTGAGCAGGTGGATAGATTGAGACGCTTTTCGTACCGCAGTCTGGACAATTGCCGAATTGACCGTGAAGACTACCTGATTTTTGATGACCAAGTGATCTATGATGGAGAGCCAATCAAGGGAGTAGATCAATCCACCTTTTTCGTGATGAAGGGCGACTGGAACTCCTATGCCAAGGATGCGAATCGTGTCTATTTC is part of the Reichenbachiella agarivorans genome and harbors:
- a CDS encoding DKNYY domain-containing protein gives rise to the protein MILLLNAMVHKVSQKEHSPLAYLFLAVLSLIAQACSPFSGVVNEELSGNYYYNKRKSDIQYSPMGNWFELGNTKMNADVASFEVLERDFARDKNHVYFKEHAIDSELDAATIEIRDYTIFDQYHVYIPVDYMPYDLSEQIMTDKQLYVIEGADPKSYQELDRDWARDAQNWFYNYRIIAVDYDSFEIVNDNFCKDKDKVYLRKNDILLPSDIDAASCKKLDARYVVDKDFIYDFQEWKDGEQVDRLRRFSYRSLDNCRIDREDYLIFDDQVIYDGEPIKGVDQSTFFVMKGDWNSYAKDANRVYFCGKVIEGADPASFVLYKYNLYAHDKDFVYHRGEKMPMADVATFGPADKDGFIYRDKNHRYVGGEIRED
- a CDS encoding DEAD/DEAH box helicase; amino-acid sequence: MSGRIKDQQAILEKLGIEKLNPMQEDAHQAISQHPEVVLLSPTGTGKTLAFLLPIITALDPASDMVQVLILVPSRELAIQIEQVIREMGSGFKTNAVYGGRAGSKDKIDLKHAPAILVGTPGRIADHFRRETINIDGIKTLVLDEFDKSLEVGFETEMREIVESLRYLDKKILTSATQKSEIPHFVGIREPKLLNYLGEATSQLQIRTVVSASSNKLETLIQLIGHLGDKNGIIFCSLKDTIQDVSDYLEDRHIGHACFYGGLEQIDRERALIKFRNGTHRLLIATDLAARGIDVPELDFIIHYELPYKKEEFTHRNGRTARMNSNGTAYILQGKKESLSDFAQGAEIEEIRKDMTPSLSNWETLFISGGRKDKISKGDIAGLFFKQGALQKDELGTIELKSDCAFVAVHRSKVRQLVKDLNNSKLKSKKVRISLLE